One genomic window of Numida meleagris isolate 19003 breed g44 Domestic line chromosome 1, NumMel1.0, whole genome shotgun sequence includes the following:
- the C1QTNF6 gene encoding complement C1q tumor necrosis factor-related protein 6 isoform X3: MLCPWRHPRRCCDPPDSSADAPPPPSSHHHLPYPMPEIRPYINITILKGEKGDRGEPGMPGKWGKEGPRGERGAQGQKGSKGQMGTAGDPCKHQYAAFSVGRKKALHSSEGFQVLIFDTVFVNLYSHFDMFNGKFYCSVAGLYYFSLNVHTWNFKETYMHIMHNEEEAVILYSQPSDRSIMQSQSLMLDLQENDEVWVRLYKRERENAIYSDDVDVYITFNGYLVKPSLD, translated from the exons atgctctgtccctggagacatccaag GCGCTGCTGTGACCCACCAGACTCTTCTGCAGATGCCCCACCACCACCTTCCAGTCACCACCACCTGCCCTACCCGATGCCAGAGATCCGTCCCTATATCAATATCACCATACTGAAGG GAGAGAAAGGAGACCGAGGAGAGCCTGGGATGCCAGGGAAATGGGGCAAGGAAGGGCCACGTGGAGAGCGGGGTGCCCAGGGCCAGAAAGGCAGCAAAGGACAGATGGGCACAGCAGGAGATCCCTGCAAGCACCAGTATGCTGCATTCTCTGTTGGCCGCAAgaaagcactgcacagcagcgAGGGCTTCCAGGTCTTGATCTTTGACACCGTCTTTGTCAACCTCTACAGTCACTTTGACATGTTCAATGGCAAGTTCTACTGCTCTGTGGCTGGCCTTTACTATTTCAGCCTCAATGTCCACACCTGGAACTTCAAGGAGACCTACATGCACATCATGCACAATGAAGAAGAGGCAGTCATCTTGTATTCCCAACCCAGTGACCGCAGCATCATGCAGAGCCAGAGCCTCATGCTGGATCTTCAGGAAAATGATGAGGTCTGGGTGAGGCTCTACAAGCGGGAGCGGGAGAATGCCATTTACAGTGATGATGTTGATGTGTACATCACCTTCAACGGGTATCTGGTCAAGCCAAGCCTTGACTAA
- the C1QTNF6 gene encoding complement C1q tumor necrosis factor-related protein 6 isoform X2, producing MNIIYLRTPLAFLLLPLAVLGAPTDELHLTEPAPGACRRCCDPPDSSADAPPPPSSHHHLPYPMPEIRPYINITILKGEKGDRGEPGMPGKWGKEGPRGERGAQGQKGSKGQMGTAGDPCKHQYAAFSVGRKKALHSSEGFQVLIFDTVFVNLYSHFDMFNGKFYCSVAGLYYFSLNVHTWNFKETYMHIMHNEEEAVILYSQPSDRSIMQSQSLMLDLQENDEVWVRLYKRERENAIYSDDVDVYITFNGYLVKPSLD from the exons ATGAACATAATTTACCTGCGCACACCCCTGgccttccttcttctccctcttGCTGTGCTTGGGGCACCCACTGATGAACTCCACCTCACAGAACCCGCCCCTGGTGCTTGCAGGCGCTGCTGTGACCCACCAGACTCTTCTGCAGATGCCCCACCACCACCTTCCAGTCACCACCACCTGCCCTACCCGATGCCAGAGATCCGTCCCTATATCAATATCACCATACTGAAGG GAGAGAAAGGAGACCGAGGAGAGCCTGGGATGCCAGGGAAATGGGGCAAGGAAGGGCCACGTGGAGAGCGGGGTGCCCAGGGCCAGAAAGGCAGCAAAGGACAGATGGGCACAGCAGGAGATCCCTGCAAGCACCAGTATGCTGCATTCTCTGTTGGCCGCAAgaaagcactgcacagcagcgAGGGCTTCCAGGTCTTGATCTTTGACACCGTCTTTGTCAACCTCTACAGTCACTTTGACATGTTCAATGGCAAGTTCTACTGCTCTGTGGCTGGCCTTTACTATTTCAGCCTCAATGTCCACACCTGGAACTTCAAGGAGACCTACATGCACATCATGCACAATGAAGAAGAGGCAGTCATCTTGTATTCCCAACCCAGTGACCGCAGCATCATGCAGAGCCAGAGCCTCATGCTGGATCTTCAGGAAAATGATGAGGTCTGGGTGAGGCTCTACAAGCGGGAGCGGGAGAATGCCATTTACAGTGATGATGTTGATGTGTACATCACCTTCAACGGGTATCTGGTCAAGCCAAGCCTTGACTAA